In Verrucomicrobiota bacterium, the genomic stretch AAGCGCAAGAACAGGCACGGAAGACGGAGGGAGGAGCCAGTAATCAGTAATCAGTGAACAGTGAACAGTAAACAGTGATCAGTAATTACGCATGAATATGAATAACGCGAACATGGATGCCAAGGGGGCCGCCAATGAGATTCGCATCTTGGTGGTGGATGATGACGCCGCCGTCGCGCACGGCACGGCGCGCGTAATGGCGCAGGCGGGTTACGGCACAGCCGTCGCCTCGAACGGCGTGGAGGCCCTGCGGATCATGCCAACGTTTCGCCCGC encodes the following:
- a CDS encoding response regulator, which gives rise to MNMNNANMDAKGAANEIRILVVDDDAAVAHGTARVMAQAGYGTAVASNGVEALRIMPTFRPHLVLSDRDMPEMDGLEMCRQIKRDPAFADVFVILISGTFTQSEEQSAGMDSGADS